From one Lineus longissimus chromosome 3, tnLinLong1.2, whole genome shotgun sequence genomic stretch:
- the LOC135485573 gene encoding uncharacterized protein LOC135485573 isoform X3: MLMDVQATLTFEVTVKNNNANTDIKKAAGAGKENFHLKFVLSDVDVRNTGTASNILGIAAFDNADVTVSPSNDVQVGLIAGRTKLLKGAVKVKIPNDATKCAGIRYLCVNSLPKTNEYPEDKTRLLNNWKCKDVTDQVSCGIDVEAVSFTTLPTASSPLVGPLGKKGIAFILQIRNRAKSGPGYDIPAVSSPRKNFALTSFYSTASIPTATLLGVKANTLTISDSELRIGLPGVNGAGATTPISGSIDYAAMTATHCPNAKFVCVKIVAAGTASYTEAAATLTGVGTNTICHSLAGVRSCAPDPQPSSLVLSTNLAVGKTTTASFTMKIKNVKTTPVLEDVIYLAVSPNYNYKVELKLSDVDMNAAGTTNSLGLPLIPTTLSDTDRRKALGLNTAAEISVSGTAVIPLTSSACEAVRWLCAFLWPGSGAGYLDSSSVVTPKDLKPNTTCVDILNKKGCTPDLSVLTWSITPPSTPDPLRYIQDVWQDVAFTLDIKNIATGANSGIPLAKTWNYAVDIRLTDKDLALYAATVTNTKAFLYKPSAANAGNLKAALPVGSTLSLGGTVRVSLEKTKCNDLKYICAVIEHNALLFGDKDTTNNHKCIDISAVKVCSPDVSISTFAGKPTTAVQYIKDSKASAFKFDIVWQNVAPAHSGNDILPPPTKPAGSNNFQLKMAFSDVDVGSGKLDTLAIGKLSHKVQFPESLAAQTQTVTKTDQTYAPTTSPADELIIPQVKCSKVNYLCVYISEGDNAQYLDVDDSNNFRCISLITGNIKKNCRPVFDNLPNTATVNENEAIGLSVFTVKGSQGDVGVPSALQYTITTFNAEFQINPGTGEIRTKQSFSYETKAQYLVQVTVTDGTTGDPLYTATSTLTINIKDVNDKPVFDAKYPFTINPAIPENKAAVVHTMTYTDQDLPKQTMLWSIDVKPSVLPAAPFAINPTGTAGIISIMNPGLNFEAAAPPTYTLTIHMKDKGVPPQTATPAIIIVPCSDVPELPTIQNLPKTISLYETDNNNYDTHIFTVSATDPDAGTSLKYYINPQPFDGKFKQDPKDGSNIQYVKSPNFDHETTSQYQITVIVSDGKTAPVSAILTVKILNNTYGDSPLFTNVHWPGAVSVNEDQALESTLLLVFAIDPDNRPLAFSHLVKPFSGQAKFGVDSSGRFYSAHTPDFDYEVVKLYTVVIKVCASANCTTKDITVNVVDKNDPPICSPSSLHVTTPEIGTYNPWKLFTATDQDGGTLTYVKITKNLAFQGRFTIDNTGLINLTGINYETLKSPIFGMFYVSDAGGLTCYFALTVHITDINERPSFTKTAYTATVTEGSTQGTSLTVVTAKDPDIGENGILRFYVDPLDANMAYNYFQTVKITATIAHLSVQSPIDREAMIGNTMTFKIYVEDKGKLRDTATVTVTVNNINDNRPTFLKGFYNFEIMYNDVVGKEVGLVSCTDKDVFYNTVSYLWLQDQQKDNFTMGRSTGKIASAVTPLDPDREYVLIAQCQDNDPVKIETSLTQAIRVDTYIGWKVLTNWTTAHSPAYYKIKANLDSFLTAASSLCTPCVAKLHSIVDSKSCACKINQKSSGAILILYFLKDSSTDKIGNIGKEKVFFTASHIVRAYTKDNLEEPASSITANAKFATHKVTSITRYGDEPVVTDWMLDTIGGNIVLGLIMSLGLILGIVTSLCIAKRFGKSTMAMNQRLDDPQAPYKRKMGRVQPHDRPTSQSREASTVSVSHVKVMNDIPCRPPPSIPHHQAADEGKYNNPSPRLYTAPNEPIYQQTPPFTPPADFFNEVNRRFLIRPGKFKTAL, from the exons ATGTTGATGGATGTCCAGGCAACACTCACATTTGAAGTGACGGTCAAGAATAACAATGCCAATACGGATATTAAGAAGGCAGCTGGTGCTGGGAAGGAGAACTTCCACCTCAAGTTTGTGCTCTCGGATGTTGATGTGCGTAACACTGGTACTGCCTCAAACATCCTTGGAATAGCAGCCTTTGACAATGCAGATGTGACAGTCAGCCCATCTAATGATGTCCAAGTTGGCCTCATAGCTGGGAGGACCAAGTTGCTTAAAGGCGCAGTGAAGGTCAAGATTCCAAATGATGCTACCAAGTGTGCTGGTATACGGTATCTTTGTGTTAACTCGTTGCCAAAGACCAATGAATATCCTGAGGACAAAACTCGGTTGTTGAATAATTGGAAATGTAAGGATGTGACGGACCAGGTGTCATGCGGGATAG ACGTTGAGGCTGTGTCCTTCACGACCTTACCAACTGCCTCAAGCCCGCTCGTTGGACCACTCGGAAAGAAAGGCATCGCATTCATCCTTCAGATAAGGAACAGGGCTAAGAGTGGCCCAGGTTATGATATTCCTGCAGTTTCATCTCCGAGAAAGAACTTTGCTCTGACATCATTTTACAGCACCGCAAGCATCCCAACTGCTACTCTGTTAGGTGTGAAAGCTAACACACTAACGATTTCAGACTCTGAGCTGAGGATTGGTCTGCCTGGGGTGAATGGGGCCGGTGCTACTACTCCCATCTCTGGTAGCATAGATTATGCAGCCATGACAGCTACGCACTGTCCAAATGCGAAATTCGTTTGTGTCAAAATTGTAGCAGCCGGCACAGCTTCTTATACTGAGGCAGCCGCCACCCTGACTGGCGTTGGAACCAATACGATTTGCCATTCACTTGCCGGAGTCCGAAGTTGCGCCCCGG ACCCACAACCGAGCAGTCTTGTTCTCTCAACCAACCTAGCAGTTGGAAAAACCACAACGGCTTCCTTTACCATGAAGATAAAGAATGTGAAGACTACCCCTGTACTAGAAGATGTGATTTATCTCGCAGTGTCACCGAATTACAACTACAAG GTGGAACTGAAACTCTCAGATGTTGATATGAATGCTGCTGGTACGACAAATAGCCTCGGACTTCCATTGATCCCAACCACCTTGTCCGACACGGACCGCCGCAAAGCCCTTGGTCTCAACACCGCTGCAGAAATATCCGTCTCGGGCACTGCGGTGATTCCGCTCACCTCTTCAGCATGTGAGGCCGTTAGGTGGCTCTGCGCTTTCCTATGGCCAGGCTCTGGTGCAGGTTATTTGGACTCTTCATCGGTTGTCACTCCCAAAGATCTGAAGCCCAATACCACATGTGTCGACATACTAAACAAGAAAGGTTGCACACCAG ATCTTTCTGTCTTGACATGGTCCATTACACCTCCATCCACCCCAGACCCCCTGAGGTACATCCAAGATGTTTGGCAAGACGTGGCCTTCACACTCGACATCAAGAATATCGCAACTGGGGCAAACTCGGGCATTCCGCTTGCCAAGACTTGGAACTACGCTGTCGATATCAGACTCACCGACAAAGATCTTGCACTCTATGCGGCTACAGTTACAAACACCAAGGCATTCCTCTACAAGCCTTCCGCTGCTAATGCAGGAAACCTAAAGGCCGCCCTGCCTGTAGGAAGTACATTGTCACTTGGAGGAACTGTGCGGGTATCGCTGGAAAAGACAAAATGCAATGATCTCAAGTACATATGTGCTGTTATTGAACACAATGCCTTACTGTTTGGCGACAAAGATACTACAAATAACCACAAGTGCATCGATATTTCTGCAGTAAAAGTGTGTTCCCCAG ATGTCTCCATTTCAACCTTTGCTGGGAAACCAACTACTGCTGTGCAATATATAAAGGACTCGAAAGCCAGTGCCTTTAAATTCGACATTGTATGGCAAAATGTTGCTCCAGCACATTCTGGGAACGACATCTTGCCCCCTCCAACCAAACCTGCGGGGAGCAACAACTTTCAACTCAAAATGGCCTTCTCTGATGTGGATGTTGGGTCCGGGAAATTGGATACTCTTGCAATCGGGAAACTATCGCATAAAGTACAATTCCCTGAGAGCCTGGCGGCGCAGACGCAGACTGTTACGAAGACGGACCAGACGTATGCCCCGACTACTAGCCCTGCGGACGAGTTGATCATACCTCAGGTCAAATGTTCCAAAGTTAATTACTTGTGCGTCTATATCTCCGAGGGTGATAACGCTCAGTACCTTGATGTCGATGACTCTAACAACTTTAGGTGCATCAGTTTAATCACGGGAAATATCAAGAAGAACTGCAGGCCAG TTTTTGATAATCTCCCAAACACTGCCACTGTAAATGAAAACGAAGCTATCGGGCTATCGGTGTTCACAGTGAAGGGATCACAAGGAGACGTTGGGGTACCGAGTGCCCTTCAGTACACCATTACCACCTTTAACGCAGAGTTTCAGATCAATCCCGGTA CTGGTGAAATTAGAACTAAACAAAGTTTCAGCTATGAAACCAAGGCTCAGTATCTAGTCCAAGTCACAGTTACCGACGGTACCACAGGTGACCCACTGTACACTGCCACTTCTACCTTAACCATCAACATAAAGGATGTCAACGACAAACCTGTGTTTGATGCCAAGTATCCTTTCACCATCAATCCTGCCATCCCAGAGAATAAGGCAGCAGTTGTCCATACCATGACCTACACGGACCAGGACTTACCCAAACAGACGATGCTGTGGTCCATTGATGTCAAACCATCTGTTTTGCCTGCAGCACCCTTTGCCATTAACCCGACTGGAACAG CTGGTATCATCAGTATCATGAACCCAGGTCTAAATTTCGAAGCGGCAGCACCACCGACTTACACCTTAACCATTCATATGAAGGACAAAGGCGTGCCGCCCCAGACAGCCACACCAGCAATCATCATTGTACCGTGCTCTGATGTTCCAGAACTTCCCACTATTCAGAATCTACCAAAGACAATATCTCTGTACGAGACGGACAACAATAATTATGATACTCATATTTTTACGGTGTCGGCAACTGATCCTGATGCGGGAACTTCACTGAAATATTACATAAACCCGCAGCCATTTGATGGCAAATTCAAGCAGGACCCAAAGGATG GTTCAAACATCCAATACGTAAAATCTCCCAACTTCGATCACGAGACAACCAGTCAATACCAGATTACAGTGATAGTCAGTGATGGTAAAACGGCTCCTGTGAGCGCCATATTGACCGTGAAGATCCTCAACAATACGTACGGTGACAGTCCGCTCTTTACGAATGTGCACTGGCCAGGCGCCGTTTCTGTAAATGAGGACCAGGCCCTTGAAAGCACTCTTTTACTG gtGTTTGCCATTGATCCAGATAATCGTCCGCTTGCTTTCAGTCATCTTGTGAAGCCTTTCAGTGGACAAGCCAAATTTGGAGTAGACAGTA gtggtCGTTTTTATTCAGCGCATACCCCTGACTTCGACTATGAGGTAGTAAAgctctacacagtggttatcaaGGTGTGTGCGTCGGCCAACTGTACAACGAAAGACATCACCGTGAATGTTGTTGATAAGAATGACCCGCCCATATGTTCTCCAAGCTCCTTGCATGtcacaacaccagaaataggCACATAT AATCCTTGGAAACTGTTCACCGCCACGGACCAGGATGGTGGAACTTTGACCTACGTGAAGATTACAAAAAACCTGGCATTCCAAGGCAGATTTACCATCGATAATACAGGTCTAATCAATCTGACGGGCATTAACTACGAAACGCTGAAAAGCCCAATATTTGGAA TGTTCTATGTGTCAGATGCTGGCGGTTTGACATGTTACTTTGCCCTAACCGTCCATATAACCGACATCAATGAAAGGCCATCGTTTACCAAGACCGCATATACAGCAACAGTCACAGAAGGGTCTACACAGGGTACTAGTCTAACCGTCGTCACGGCAAAGGATCCAGATATCGGAGAAAACGGTATCTTACGATTTTATGTCGATCCTTTGGATGCGAATATGGCATACAACTATTTCCAGACCGTAAAGATAACAGCCACGATTGCCCACTTGAGCGTCCAGAGCCCTATTGATAGAGAGGCGATGATTGGGAATACCATGACCTTCAAAATCTACGTTGAGGACAAGGGCAAGCTGAGGGACACCGCAACAGTCACTGTAACAGTCAACAACATAAACGACAACAGGCCAACATTCTTGAAAGGTTTCTACAACTTCGAGATAATGTATAATGATGTTGTTGGGAAGGAGGTTGGTTTGGTTTCCTGTACCGATAAAGATGTTT TTTACAATACCGTTAGTTACCTATGGCTCCAGGACCAACAGAAAGATAACTTTACCATGGGCAGGTCTACGGGAAAGATCGCTTCTGCTGTGACACCACTGGACCCAGACCGGGAATATGTCCTTATTGCTCAGTGTCAGGACAATGATCCTGTGAAGATTGAGACTTCATT GACCCAGGCCATTCGTGTTGACACCTACATCGGTTGGAAGGTACTGACAAACTGGACGACAGCACATAGCCCAGCTTACTACAAAATAAAGGCAAATCTTGATAGTTTCCTCACAGCAGCTAGTTCTCTCTGTACTCCATGTGTTGCAAAGCTGCATTCCATCGTTGACAGCAAAAG CTGCGCTTGCAAAATAAACCAAAAGTCGAG TGGTGCCATCCTTATCCTGTACTTCCTGAAAGACTCCTCAACGGACAAGATAGGCAACATAGGGAAGGAGAAAGTCTTCTTCACAGCCAGCCACATCGTGAGGGCATACACCAAGGACAACCTCGAGGAACCCGCCAGCTCAATCACGGCAAATGCGAAGTTTGCCACCCACAAGGTCACATCAATTACAAGATATGGTGACGAGCCAGTCGTGACGGATTGGATGCTGGATACCATTGGTGGAAATATCGTCCTTGGCCTCATTATGAGCTTGGGGCTGATCCTTGGAATAGTTACTTCCTTATGCATCGCCAAAAGATTTGGCAAAAGTACAATGGCAATGAA CCAACGGCTGGACGATCCACAAGCCCCTTACAAACGAAAGATGGGCAGGGTTCAACCCCATGACAGACCAACATCACAATCTCGTGAAGCGTCCACTGTGTCCGTGTCTCATGTCAAGGTCATGAATGACATCCCCTGCAGGCCACCTCCGTCCATCCCACATCACCAAGCTGCGGACGAGGGGAAATACAACAACCCATCTCCTAGGCTTTACACTGCTCCAAATGAACCCATTTATCAGCAAA